Below is a genomic region from Vairimorpha necatrix chromosome 1, complete sequence.
TTACTGATGGTTTTATCTACCCTTCAGCCtctagaaattttaaatgctAACACtataagtaaaatattCGCTTGGCTTTATAAACGCCGATGGAGCAACACAAAtcatatagaaaatttgtgGTCCCATTTGAAGAACGAATATAGATCGAGAAGTGGATTAATTAGGCATAGCAtcaatttatttctaaaagcAATTCACtaggaaaaaaaatactaaatgTTCAAATAATGAGGATAAGGGTTCTCTTATTAAGTTTTTAGAcctttttatattagatcgtataaattatttatcctaataaatttttttacagaggggcaagaaaatgaaatagTGCCGAAAAGGTCAAATCGAATGCGCTTAAAAGTGTAATATGTGCTAAAAACAGCCATGAGTTTAAGAATCTTATTGTACCATATGTTCAAAATAGGAcgaattatttttctacTGTTGATACAATAAAACCAAGcttatttaaaacaattcCAGATAATTTATACTGCAAGAatatgaaagaaaaaaatattatacaatGTTCTAATTGTGGTTTGCAAATTGCGTTATTGTTATTAATTGGTTTTATGATTGGCGGCATTGTTTATTGTGGATATAAATACTAcaaattcaaaaaacaCAACTAATCCGCTTATCGGCCCATCTATAAAAGACGTTGGCGTAGGCATAtttcataattaaaatattggaGTTAATAGACATTTATCCCTTTACAATGtttcttttcttatttatattgtacaaaatataatttaatattaaagttATTTATGGGCTTGTTTTCTTCTTCAATTTACCTCCATTGCTGCGCACTCTATCTGGTCACACCACCTTCTAGCTATCTCTACTATGTTCTTAATTCTAAATCCTCCATCGGCGAGCTCCTGCCGATGTTCAAAAGAAATGCTCCAAGTGTCTTCTTTTTAACTCTCATTTGGATGTAAGCCTCGGTACTAGTCGATAGACCGATGGCGTTAAAATAATTGCTGTTGTATTTTGTCACAATTCCGTCCCATGTCATGACGTATGGTATTATTTGAACTTTGCACTTGTACATTAGGCGTAACTCTTTTGCTAAGATTTCGtactttttgtaaattatcTTGGGATGTATAATCAAAGGtatatatgttttaaatgtCACGTTCGCCAAAGCAGATTAATACTACATGACAATGTTATTCAATACACATGCCAGTTCTGTTTATTATATGTGGTTTTAAACAAACTTGTTTTCTATAATATTCAACCTTCCGCGATGTTTCAAAGTCAGCACATCAATACCATCTAAGAACctaacaaaaattttaattttttatctaagTTTAtgagaatttaaaatgttctGTAATTATTGCCGATACTACTATCCACatatatatgattttttaaataaaaatgaacaGAAGATGTGTGTTTACGACTAGATACATGCTCTCGTCTTTTTCTGTTTTTGCTGttctcaaaaaaaaaactaaatacTTGTGCTTCACAttggtttttatttagacacataaaaatatcaatacTTCACAATGCTATTTCATGATTTTTGTGTTAGTtctgaaaaaataaatacataaacTTGTttgcaaaattttttaatatttgtttatattattagttaaaaatgatgatcattttttgtatcaacaaattatattaatacatttaaaatttcgtggtttataaaaattttgtgaTATATAGCGAGATattaacaaatattatttattatgcGAGAATACTGTTTTATACAAAACAAAATTCTTGCCCCCTATGAGTTTgttattaaaactttttttaacagcgaatttaataaaagcaAGCGGGTATGGTATGAATCCtctttacaaatttttcaaaattaataacaTGGGATACGTTTGCCATTTGTTAAGCAATTTTTTAGGCTATACTAATATATCAGAAGAGGATATTCAAAAGCATGCAGAATTAGTATGGGAAATAACAACTAAAAATGaggtttttaaaaatatgatacGAGACAAAAAGTATATTAAggatttacaaaaaatgaagactgcatatttaaaatatattcttaAAGTCACATTTAAAACTGATTGGAGGGAACCGCTGGAATTTATAGTATTGAATGAAGCAGAACGGCTTTTTACTTACAACATGCTTTGGGTTGCATTAGACAGCCACAATATGTATAATTCTTGTTATAACaatgttatttataatatgatACCTATCGAAGAAAGTGTAAGAAACATCATTTATCAGAATATTTGTTATAAACAGATTGGAAAAGATAAATTACCCCTAgttatattaaagaaatgtaGGGGTTTCACATCATTCTACGATTTTTGTTATGATTTTGATGATCGTGTAAAGCCtctaaagaatttaaaaatcaatcaAGAGGAAGTATTAGGGGCTATTTGTAACAATGATACATATGAATTTAAGGATGTTTTTGTTCCGAATGTTGATAATTTTACGGAGTTATGTAATACAGAATATAATACAGATCCCGAAATAGCAGAAATTgtaacaaaattttgtagCTACCAAAAAAGTACTCTTAATGTTGAGATAGTTGAAGATATAAAAGACTTTaccaatattaaaaataattcagaaacagaaaatattgaaaaaacaccagatttatataattttaaatctttagtGAAAAATTAAGTACAGTTTCAATACTATATATCATATTAggagttttatttttttttgttataataatatttgcaattattttttataaatctatgCGAGATAAATGTAAAAGAAATGATCTTAGAAATCATCAGATATCATATCCCAACAACCTCTATATGgccataaataaaaattaaatattttaaaatggcAACTTTTCGTAACTaagtcttttttataactctGACAATGAATAAAATCTCATATACATCACAATAATACTTCTTAGAAATTCatagaatattttatataggCAATCGCAAGATAATATGtaaattaagaaaatgTCCAATTCTAGTTGGTATTTAATGTATAAGTATTTATATACTTCTAATGAAAAGTTGCTgaagttttttagaaaaacaaaagaaaaccaaaatgtaaatagtacaaaacattttatgtttatttatgtCACTAAATGcagatttaaaatattaatgcCACACTACAACCTCCCGAAGCTTTCTAAATCAAATCTCTCTTTTAAACTAAAACCATTCGACTGTTTAATCTCAATTGGAGCAGAGTCCGGCGCgaaccccccccccccgtCAGTCGTCGCAATACGAACGACGAAccaaaaattattcttttatttattatattataatatggAATGAGCCTTAAGAGGCTGGTTTCCCTTTTAATCATTGTTAGTTTGacacaaattaaaaataaaacatgaAAGGGTGGAATTTCAGCCCTTACCAGGTCATGAAAGagtttaaaaacaataaaacatttgttCAATCCTCATAATTGGACACTCCAAAAAATCATGAGGCAGCTCTTGATACATTAATTGTGTTTTTTACATGTAACTAGcgattaaaattaattttttcatattattttattttttgtgtaCATACACATGCCAAATCAATATGACAGgtttgaaatttatactACAGTCTTATGGCGTCTTTGTATTAATTATAACACCTTAAGACCGGAAAATTTATACGCTTTGGTCAATATTTGGATTTTTTCGGGAAGGCCCGAGAAACTATCCTGAATGacgaaaaaattttaaaaaacgatttaACAATAAGCATTAGCttgtatttaaatttttcatgcATCTTAAACAAGTTTATACTAGTTATTATGACTTAACCATGTTAATATATTGTAATCAATCTACTGGCCTATATatgtaaatatatatgcaagtcaaacattttaattaacgcctaaacattttttaaacatgaTACAAGGTATTTTGAGTctcatattataaaatattctgTCAAAGACCACCTTAAGTGGGATAAAAACAATAGTCCACGCAACGCATAATAGAAACTAATAGtatgatttaattataagtcaattttttatctctaAAAAGGTTCAAAAGGGCTCTTgtgtatatttattataatctttttttttcatttctcAGGTATTTATGCCTTTCTTATAAACTCTTTTCGTTACAACAATTGATGGTCTTATTTACGTGATTgtgattttaataattctgCATCAAATTTTTCTGTCAGTCTCTGCAGAGAATTTATATAAGattattatagaaaatcATTTAAAGGCGAATTATATTCATCTTAGGAAAGTTGACTTAAGACTGCTATTAATgtaatcaaaaaaaataacacaGGCGATAATGTGTTATTATATTCAATAACTTACGTTAATTAAAGTATAAAGTAAAAGTTTACACTGTAGTATTCTAGCTTGATAcgacaaaaaattaatatttcaaatttcACTTTTGttagataaattttatatgcaTTTAGGCTGTAAAACTGCCAAGTTATacaaagtttttttaaataatataaataaaataaactgCCGTCTCTTCTGATCTTTTATACTATTTGCCACCAATCTTAAGATTCCTATGCTTTCTAAAAAGttggaaaaaatatttgtgaGTAACTATAATTTGAGGTAACGAATCAAAAACATTCTATATTATAGGAAATTACTCTAGGAAGAAGATAGTGTTTTTTGGTGAGGACTAAATGTAAATGTATACACCTAAATTATAATGGTTAATTTCAAGCGTTTCTTACACATATAACACATATTGTCATGCTTAACATCATTTATAATAGAGCTTTTAGTATGATCATGATTTAATATGTAGTATTCCATGATGCGGTAGAAAAAATTAGCTTTACAATTGGCAagtcaaaaaaaagttattaaAGTGGTCGATAAATCACTAATTATGAAGGAAAGTTTTGTATTAGAATATATAAGTTTCAAAGAGGGCAAATGAGCAGCATAAAGAAAGaactttaaataaatttaggAGGAGTGTTTAGAAGAACACtgtaattaaatttctttttggCAGTAATGATAAAAAGTCAACTCATTAtacattattttcatttaaatacatatgcatgatttatttatttaattgttACAAGAAAAACTTGTTTTAAAgcttaaaaattattatcaGAAACACGTAATAAAACAAGTTCTTTCCGCGAAAAAACGAAACAAGTGTTCACACTATTATAAACAAGGCCCAATATTGTTATTATATGAATTTATGGTGATGAATGTAGAAAATTCTAAGGTGCCCTTAGCCGTGGTCGAGGGCGATGTTTCCATTAATCAATGGCTGGGTTCGAATCAAGGGGCacaaaattgtttttactttctatgatgcagttggaacaacttgtatgataaaaatatttatgataatCAATAAAACCATTCAAAGAAACTTGTGTGTGTCCTGCCACAAGGGGATTAGCATCTAGTGTAAGAACGCACCTCAAAACCTAAAAACAGTATCACCCTTGTAATAACTtaatgatacataaaagtatctaaTGGGTACGGCCTAGTTGGAGCCCATGGATGTtgcactctagagtggGACACTAGAGCTAACCAAGAGACTAGACGAAGTAGGGCAATAGAAGGTCTCGTGGACCCCATCCTACGAGATTCTGTAATCGGTGGCCGAAACTAGTGGGAGACTGGTGGTCAATGCAGCCCAATAAAACGCCATGATGATGATGTGGTCGGGAGCATTTCCATTTTACGCCCCCTATATATATtcataataatttaaaaaaaatagccCTGATTTTCAAAATTCGAAGCGGACAGAATGATGAGGAAAAAAATctcaaaaaattctaataaaaaagacaatacatgaataaacaaatttcattttcgttcttttaatttatattttttttaattttactaCCTACTTGATTAAATCTGTACTTATTATACATTATTctgtataataaaaagatatattcatgaaaatatataataaacatttaacacaactaatttataatgttataaataaaaaaaaaagtaaaaacatatattaatattaattcatGGAAGATAATGTATAGTAGTTTATATACTATggtttacaatttttaaaatatataatacatAAGAATGATTTTAAGAACTACAATATgagattttgaattttttttcgtcCGTAAAAACCAACAAATTAACAAAgatctaattttttatacatagtaaaaataattataaattaatctATAATCTGTTTTATAcagcataaaaaaaatgaaaacatTTCTATAAGCTTTATAATCTAATAATAATgacataaaataataaagatcTTCTTTGTTCTTATACAGTTTATTTTAactcatttaaaaaaaaatattaaatgtatttattttccataatggggttcaaaaatataagaatatataacatcaaattaaatttaacctCATGTTTTACATATAATATGATCAAATTAGAACttaataaaactatttttattacttcataaattatttattttctctttttttacattttgattttccaaaaaaggtatattttataaaattggtatttatatatgtaatTATGGGCGTAAAGTGGAAATCGGCCTGTGGTTGTGTAAAAGTCGTGTGTGTAATACAGATGATTGTAGGGACCTTTAAAACAGTACGATGATGCCTCTCCTCGGGTCATAGATAACCATGCCCGTTAAAAAAATCCGCTATGAGGTCACTCTGGACGCGATTTGAGGTATAAATGGAAAGTGGTCTTCTGGAGCCAAAGTATATTGGAGACTGCGGAGCTTGCTGAACCGGCAAGTTGTATGGTGAGAGTTTTAGTGAGTAAGAATCTCACAGTACCAGCTGTATAAGGATCTCGCACAAACTTCTCTGGTCCTATGTAAGGTTTCCCCTACCTCTTATTtgcaacaaaaaaaactgaAACAACTAGAGCTCTCAACTAATATTCttcatttaatttattttgacaAGTTTCATTCTCTATTACGGTATTTTCTTCACACTTTCTATATTATTCAAATACCACACACATTTGTTCTAAGGGGGGGAGTTACatcttatttaatattcttGATAGATGAGCAGGTCGGTTTCTGTGTTCTatcaatataatattattaagatAAATAAACGTCAACGAATTgtcttataaaaatagtatTCCAAATTTAACACctattttacattttgaATTCTAAATGAGCAGTTTCATTATATGTTATGAACGTACAATGGCACATTTAAtgtcttttttatgaatcTGATGCTTCCAAACAGATGTAAAAATCTTCAATGTCATAATTTCATAACATCACTCATTTCTTTCTTTGCAAAGGGGTAATTAAAGTTTAAAcctaatgttttttttacacaaaTGCCGATTTTCATCTTAATCTATTGATAtggaaattttttcattttaattatttttgcatTATTGTGGCACACGAGCCCGCCGCTGGAGCGtcgatatatatatatatatgacaTTGGGTTGTATACTTTTAAATCGATTTTTTGGAcattcaatttttattaaattacctcgaaaaataagttttaaaagaagGTAATCGAACCCCAAATTACTAACGACctatattttaaacataaatacACGAAGTACATTCTGTTGTACGTAAAACTGTTATTAGAAAACATGGTTTTAATTATGTACTGAATTTATAGTCCAAATGTCAAAAGTCAGATTTCATGTGTCAAATGTCTTTTGGTAAATAATCAGATAACATTGACATGTTATACTTTCGACACATTTCAATACATAGGTTATCTTGATTCAAAAGTCATGTGTTTTTTAGCTTCCTATTTTATAGCTTTTAATGTAATAATGTCTTTCgtaatttttgttgttTTCTTAGACACCATATTAATCAAGTACTTATCTTACACCTatttacataattttttttatattttaaattttatattgctTCAATGTTAAATACAAGAATTAGTACACTTTTTAATGTAGTATCAATCATGCAACTTCTATTGTTAGTTTGTTACTTTGGCTCTATTTAATGGGCAGCATAAATCTTTGACATGTCTCAAAAAATATGTGacaaaagatttttattatatctaCCTATATGATGTGTCATATACATCGCACAGATACCAAAAgtgtaattttaaatagaGATGTTGAAAGTATAACATGTCAAATGTCATACAATTCGTTATCAAATGACATTCGACACAAGATATTTGACATGTGACATTTGGACTATAAATTCAGTAAATAAATAACCCCATGTTTTCTAATAACAGTTCTGCGTACAACAAGAGAAATAAAACTGTGGagtgttttttatatttgatataatacattattttagaaagagatttttccaaaaaatcgacaaaaaaatcaaggaaatactaaaaaacaatatcgATCATGTTTAGAaagattaaatattttgcaCTTACAATTATTTCTATCTACTATAAAATTCCACAAAATCGATTTCAATACTTTTAAGATTGTTTTAGTAGTACTATTTAgctaaaattaatttttgctgatttttttttaaaactaattaaatttttgaggAAAAAAATGTTCTTAAGTTTGTTTAAGCTTACCTTTCACTAATGTAAATCTTCAATTATTGTCATACATAACTTCCCCAATCTTTTATTGTCTCTTTCTCATTTTCTCTTTCTGTCAAACCTTTCTCTgctattaaaatttttacaatcaaaattttttttgaaaatttttacaataaatatttatttaataaaattttattttcgcTAGAACGAGAAATTTGACATGTGTAAAAATACAATCTacgaaaattatttaataaattatacttTAAAGTTTTCGTTCAATAATGATTGCCTAGACAGCAAcaataatacaaatatggtcaattcttattttaaacTTCATTTTATACAGCTAGTAAGAGACCtgtcaaatataattactatttaaagaaaaaaaaaaattcagcCCCATGAGTTTGCTACTTAGAATTTTTGTGTTCACTGCACTTTTACTAAATGCAAGTCGAAATGATTTTGAGAGCCTTGAAAACTATTTCAATATCATCAACGATGAACACGCTTGCAGAAGATTTAATCATATACTGGAAGATGGGGAAATTGCGTCAAAGGGTATAGAAACGTGGCGTAAGCTGGTCTGGGATGAAGTAACAACaaatagtatttttaaagatatgATTCGGAATACTAAATTGAGAGAACGTTTAGATTacttaaaagaaaaatttttaataccCATTACTGCTAACTACAAAGTACGCGGAATAAATGAGGGGAACTTAAGCGAaccagaaaaaaaatttatcgaTAACCTCATACATATTACAAAAGATATGTATGAAACATATAATTCGTGTAATAAGGATTTATCTGATAACGATATATCTTTTGaggaaaattttaaaaaaataattaataataatatttgttttaaacaAGCGGGGAATGAAATACCTTTtgttattttgaaaaagtgcggaggtaaaaaaaatttttataagacTTGTTTTGATAATTCTGGTGCTGAAGCTTTCTCGAAAGCCGTCATAGATAATCAAAATGAAGTATTGAATGCGAATTGCACTAATGAAATCTATGAATTTAAGGATGTTTATATGCCTAATATGACTGAATTATGTAATAGCAAAAATATTACTGATCCTAAGACAACAGAAACTATTGCAAAATACTTTAAGGACTGGAATATTACGGAAATATGTGATTCAGAAAATACAAGTTCGGGATTGACATCGAATCAAATTCATATGTTGTGGATGGTTTTAATTCCAGCcgcatttttatttggatttataatttataattgtttTCGTCCCAATCCAAAAAAATGTTCGAATTTAGATgattatttaaatcattaaacttaatatttttaccttacaaattatatataatctacctaatattttatattattttttttagcatAAACATTATTACTTTGCATATTATTCCTCTCATATGCTCGTAGCACATTCTATGTAttcattaaaaatcttatcACTGATCTGTTTCcttgataaaatatacataatagtgtaatttaaaaattatgaaaacaGAAACATATCTATGAACAATCATTTAAATTGAAGGTTACTTTTTACAAACctagataaaatattttattaatatcatattaataagctatcaaatttaaataaaaaatagttaaatttttttaaacaatattaaaatctatctaaaacataaaataagaCTGCGAAATAATGTTGACTTTAAGAAAAggcaattttatttatatcgAATTACCAAGAcgattatttttttataaaaaatgaggATCTGCTTTTATCTATATTCTTGgcgtaaaaaaattaaaaaatagaagagGTGTCAGATTTTATTAGTATTAAAAACTTCATCTTTGAATAATATATGGAATTGTAGTCGAGATAACACAAAAGACGACtgaaaaaatcttaaaaagaAGGCATGtacaatatattaaaaaacgaaaaaacaTGGAAATTGTTGAAACGCATGGTATTATTAATACTCGACGATAGATGTTATGCCAGCTTCTAATATGAACAATGGGGAGTTGTcgaaaaaatgaattgtCTCTAATAAGTTCAGATTAATTTAGATAAAAGGTAAGGCAAACTTCTTATAGTATCTTATATATGATTGTGATACGGGCGTAGTTTTCATTAATTCAATTATATAAAGATCTTGTGTAGTCGTTAGATCTGTATGACTTTACTGCatgtaaatataaaatataagaaaacaaatagataatttaatgctttttacatttatacataaacacacatttaaaaataaaggtTAGACAAAGACAATAGATTATCATGTGATTAATAAGCAGAAAAGAGTAAtgtaaaaagtaaaaatttatatgagCAAGcagtattatttttctctttgtaaaaacttaaaatacAAGGACTgtgatttttttgcaaaataACTTGTAAATAAATCTCAGAGAAGAATGGTTGTTCATATGGTGACAtggaaaaattaatattataaaaagtacTTAAGTGCGCCAGAAATTCAACCCTACCCGAGCAATACAAACGTCTATTGtgctaaaaaattatcaatagTTTAGCTCTCTGGATCAATACAATATGTAAATAGCACTATATAAATGACCCTTAAATTCTTATTCAAGAAATTAACTAGTAAATGGATGATATGTGTTCAAAGGGCACTGGATAATTTATAGAGCTACGAGTATAACAATTCTATAAAACCAAAAAATCGAGAAAGCCAAATCCTATAAAACAATCTTAATCTATCTACTATCCATAAACAAAACTATGTTAATTTAACGAATTCATGCTTTTGATCGAccaatttaattattttatactaTACATTCATATTTATGTCAGCAACACCCAAATGATTAATGTGCAAggtttaatgttttttctgTATTCTTAAGACATTTTACTAAATAATAGACATAATTAGACAATTTGTGAAGAAtatatgtaatttttttagatttaaatttcattattaaGATATTTCTTCCGaacaatataatataaacgatatgaatataatttttgtttattagtAGCAAGatgacatttttttttgtaagaaCTGAATTATATTCAACTTTATACATCAttttaatcaaaattaGGAAACATAAATCTTCGTTACTAGTGGTAAATCTTATTTgcaaaattatgtttttaatttttatctgGAGCTCTATATAAACGCGGCGGCAACAtacaaaatattgaaatatcataaaaaaaaaaagttaaaacattttttcgTGATGTGATGCAGACTTTTTTTCACGATACtaatagtaaaaataaactatttTTGTTGTGCTTATATCTATAATTTGTCTTAATCGCGGAGGTATATGAGTCTAGACTTCGTATGGAGAGCATCAAAAATAGTAATAAAGAATAACAAAATCTTAAAGCAGaaactaaaaattataaagttgcaatataaaataataatttaacgCTAATTTTGCAAGTAGGGGTAGGAAACAACCTTACAATACAGAAGTCCTTAGTGTAAACACTGTATAATTGATACTTTGAGCTTTTTACTCATTGAACaacatatattaaatttgcCGGTGTAACAAATTAagctttaattttttaatttggctttataagaattattggcttctttataaatctgGTCTAGAAATATTCAcagagaaaaataaaataaatacaactTATATAAAcagttaaaatattatagcACTAATATGGAATGGCCCTACAAACAAATACAACTCGCAATGCTTTCTTATAGCACCTTCTCTCCAGTTCGGCATTTTATCGACAGCGTGGCCGCTACTTTCCATCCAGACTCGTTTAGAGCATTTcggatttttttttgcatgaATGCCATGACAAGTATGTACcactttttttaaacctTAATGATCCAAAGGATCCCACATAGAGGCATATTCATCTGAATTTGAATAATTAAGTTTGCAATTTGAGCACTGATGATTAGATTTGAACTTGCAAAATTTCAGGTCTAGAAGTGTTTTCTAACTAAGCTTAAATACTGCGTGGCTCGACGCACTAAAGattcatatttaatttaacaATTGCcgtaaaaacaatttattatccgaaaaaaatcaatacaTTTAAGTAACAGAATTCCTTATAGTACTAGAAGGGAATCGATCCCAGTTCTTCTTTATTCAAACTTTTCTTGACCACAAAGCTACGCGCACTTGCGGAATTGCGCAGCTCTTTGAGCCCATATCACACGCGAACATAGACGACTTCTTTCGCGcagataattttatatatggcttctaattttttttattataatatatcatagtttatcatttttttcccGATCCCACGAGCCTTAGCCGAGTCGTAAAATTACATATAaactataatttatatatatatataatgg
It encodes:
- a CDS encoding putative SP-containing protein, with product MSLLLRIFVFTALLLNASRNDFESLENYFNIINDEHACRRFNHILEDGEIASKGIETWRKLVWDEVTTNSIFKDMIRNTKLRERLDYLKEKFLIPITANYKVRGINEGNLSEPEKKFIDNLIHITKDMYETYNSCNKDLSDNDISFEENFKKIINNNICFKQAGNEIPFVILKKCGGKKNFYKTCFDNSGAEAFSKAVIDNQNEVLNANCTNEIYEFKDVYMPNMTELCNSKNITDPKTTETIAKYFKDWNITEICDSENTSSGLTSNQIHMLWMVLIPAAFLFGFIIYNCFRPNPKKCSNLDDYLNH